ACTACTTCCGCATAACCTCCGTCTATATGAATTCGCTCCAATGCTTCTTTTGGAGTGTTTGATGAACTATTATTATTTGGCTGACAGCCTACTGTTAAAATTAGTAGAAAAATAAGTATGAATAAAAATCGATACATACAATCCACCTCCCCTTTACATGGATACGTACAATTTGTTTACAAGTTTCATTTTTTGTTACAAATTCAATCGTACTGCTTATTCCACTAAACTGCTGCGTTAGTAAAAAAAGCTCTACTCCTCATTGAAGTAAAGCACCCGTTAGCTTAATAGGTTCAACAAAAAAGCGGCAATCATCCTTCTTGAAGTGACCTCAAAACTAGTTAATTTATATAGATGTACGTTTCCATTTCCTGAACCTTTTTCCCGTCTAATTGGTGCGTGAACCCGAATGTTTCGCCCTTTCCGTCGTGATTTATTACAATGTCGATATCGTGAAGTAGTTCGGTGAAATACTTAAAAGATTTTTTCATTTCGTCATAGTTTTCTGCCGTTCCAATCCCTTGCTGATCGTTTACTGATATAACATAATCTAGATGGCTCATCCAAGTTTGAAGCATCATCAAATTTGCAAAGTCTTTTTGAAGGTCTTCACCTTGAACCCGAAAATATTTCATTTCCGTAATGAAACGCCTTGCCCTCGGGTAATATTCTTTCACATCAGTTGTTTTGGTAATATCTTCAGCGTGATAGGCAATCCAAGCTTCCAACGTTGGTTCTATTCCATAACTGTTGAAGCCTTCAGGCGTTGAAACGTCCTTCCAGGTCTTCGGGTCGCTGAATTCGGATTCTGTTTTATTATGTTTTTCTGTCGAACCAAAGACTTCATCTACCTGCTTAGCGAAAACTTGGAATATATAGTGTACCTCTTGTTCTTCTGTAGCGATACCTGTCGCTACACCACCAGTTTTGGACCCTTGAATACGCATCAAAACATTATGATCATTGTCAACTGTTGAAAAGTCACCCTTTTTCCAACGTTTTAATATATCTAAATATGTTTCATAATGTTCATATTTGTCTTTATTTTCTTCTACCATCTGTATCAAAATGTCGATTCTTTCTGGTGTTATCATAATTGAACCTTCTTTTTCACCAGCAATAATCTTTTGGTGCGCCATTTGTTGAATCACTTCTTCCACTAGATTGTCAACAAATGGTTCATTTCTACTTTTCCATTCATCAATCATCTTGGAATGAAAAGTATTTTCCCAACCAAATCTCGTATCCACTGTCGATACAAACTCTTTTTTTTCATCTTCTTTTGAACTGCTATCTACTTCATTTTCAACAACTTTAGAAGATTCTTTTTCATGGTTCTTTTCCAAAACATAATAAGTACCGCCTATACTCAACAAAGCCATTAAGACAACTAGACCTAAAACACGAATCCACTTCATTTCTGTTACCACCTTTTTAATAAAAATAGACCATCGAAAAGAAAGTCGCCATATTTAACTAAAGTTAGTAATAGGTAAGCATTTGAAGTTATCTCCAGCTTTTCCCCTACTCCGCACGGAACGTGATAGTTTCCCATCATTCCGCGTTCCATCTAGCGATGGTATTATTAATTATAAGTTTCAAGTTACTCTTATTGATTTGGGTTATTTGATTATTTCTAGCTCACATTTTTCTCGATATTTATTGATTTTCTTTAACATCGATTCAGTGATGCCCAAAAATTTTATGAGTGTATTCGCCTTAATTTTGTCGGTCATATGGATTAATTCGTGTACTTCTTTTTGGAGAATACGTAAATTATTGAATTTGTCGCTTCCACCAAGAGGCGTAGGTATATAATGGTGACAGTACACATTTTCTGCTTGTAGGAACATGCCAGTTATTTCACATTTTCCTTTTTTCATACTGTACCTACTAATCCGATTATCCATATATTCGACACTTCGTGTCGGTATTTTTGATTCCATTAACAATACTATTTCCTGTCTTATATTTTTACTCAGCCTTGCAGATATTTGTACTCGACCTTCTTCGGTAAATGGGGTTATACTTTGAGTAAAAGCAATCACATTTTTTGTTTTGATGACACCGAGAGGGAAGAGATATACCCCGGCGATTTTATACGTTTTAGATCCTAAGCTATAGAACTTTTTATAGACAGGTGGAGGGTTGTTAGGGTGTTCATATTTACCGATAGGTTTAAGACGATTGTACATAGATGCACCTATTTCATAGGCAAGGCGTGAGAACGCTATGTTGACGTGAGTAGCTCTATTAAAATAATTATGTAACCCTAAGACAAAACTATTAAAACGCAAGGCATTTTGTGCGGTTGGCGATGCTCGGAGTATTTTTATTCGTTTCTTTGCATCTGCCTTAATTTTCCGCATCTTTTCCGCTTTGACAAATGTATGTGCAACTCGCTTTTTTCTTTTACGATTGGCACGTATAGTGAAGCCAAGAAAAGCAGACTCATTCTTGCGTAAATTAATAATCTTCGATTTTTCTGGTGAAATATCAAGTTTTAAACGTTCTTTTAAATAAAGAGTAACTGCATGATACCATTTTTCAGCAGTTTTCCAGTCTCGACAGATGATTTTAAGGCAAGTAGACCACTGGAACCTCCCCAGTAGCCCCTCTCAGAACCGGACGTGAACCTCTCAGCTCATCCGGCTCCCATTATTCAGCCGTAGGCTTTATTCCTAGTTCCCAATGTTTGAAGAGCTTAGGATTCTGAACAGCAATCCTACCCATAAAACGTTCCGCATTTTTCTTATGACGAGCAAGTCTTTTATATTTCTTTCTTGCCCACATGATTAAGGCTTTATTAATATGCCTTAAACTAGAATACATTTCGGATTTGTAGAACTTTCCATAGTAATTAATCCATCCTTGAATAGCTGAGTTAAACATCATCGATAAGTCAAAGAGTTCTTTATTTGCCTTCAATTGCAGTTTCCAACCTCTTACTTTTTGCCGGATTGATTTCTTGGATTTATTGCTGATAGCGGGAGTGAAATTCACAAAGTGTTTTCCCCACCTGTTTTTCGACAGTCTCGGTCTAAACGTATACCCTAGAAAATCAAACGATATATTTTCATGCTCTTCTTTTCTATCTGCATCCTTACAATAAATAATTTTGGTTTTAGTTGGATGAAGTTCGAGCTTACATATATTCATTCTCTCGTTTAAAGATTCAAGCAACTTTTTCGCTTCATCCTCTGTCTGACAGTGGATGACTGCGTCATCCGCATATCTAGCAAATGGATTGTTAGGATGATTGATTGCCATCCATTTATCAAACGTATAGTGAAGAAATAAATTTGCTAATACCGGACTTATGACCCCACCTTGCGGTGTGCCAGAGATACGTTCTATTATTCCTTCTTTCGTTTGAAACGGTGCTCTTAACCATCTTTTGATGTATACCTTTATCCACTCGACTTTTGTATGCTTTTCTACCGCTCTCATTAATAAATCATGGTCTATATTATCGAATAAACCTTTAATATCGAATTCAAGTACCCAATTGTACTTCCAACATCTTTTCCGAGTGATCTCTAACGCTTGAATGGCACTTTTCTTCGGTCTGTATCCATAGGAATCTTCATGAAAGAATGGTTCTACCGAAGGTTCAAAATATAATTTCACTGTCATTTGTGCAATTCTATCCGACACAGTTGGAATTCCAAGTGTCCTTGTACCCCCAGCTTTCTTTGGTATTTCTACAGCTTTAACAGCTGGAGGAAAATAACTGCCAGATGACATTCGGTTCCATATTTTATACAGGTTATCTTTGAGATTTTCTTCAAACTCTGCTATGGATTGCTCATCAATTCCTGCTGACCCTTTGTTTGCTTTAACTCTTAGAAAAGCTTCATATACTACGTTTTTGGATATAACATACGACTTTGTTTTATGCATAAGTTCCTCCCAGTTTGTTGGTTGACTTGTTTATAAAACTGAATAATATAACCCCTTTGCTCCATCTCCGTTAGGAGATTTCATTGCTACTACGAGTTATTCCGCCCCTATACATGGCATTGGTACTCTGATTCTTGTGGGGC
The nucleotide sequence above comes from Psychrobacillus glaciei. Encoded proteins:
- the ltrA gene encoding group II intron reverse transcriptase/maturase; translated protein: MHKTKSYVISKNVVYEAFLRVKANKGSAGIDEQSIAEFEENLKDNLYKIWNRMSSGSYFPPAVKAVEIPKKAGGTRTLGIPTVSDRIAQMTVKLYFEPSVEPFFHEDSYGYRPKKSAIQALEITRKRCWKYNWVLEFDIKGLFDNIDHDLLMRAVEKHTKVEWIKVYIKRWLRAPFQTKEGIIERISGTPQGGVISPVLANLFLHYTFDKWMAINHPNNPFARYADDAVIHCQTEDEAKKLLESLNERMNICKLELHPTKTKIIYCKDADRKEEHENISFDFLGYTFRPRLSKNRWGKHFVNFTPAISNKSKKSIRQKVRGWKLQLKANKELFDLSMMFNSAIQGWINYYGKFYKSEMYSSLRHINKALIMWARKKYKRLARHKKNAERFMGRIAVQNPKLFKHWELGIKPTAE
- a CDS encoding HNH endonuclease signature motif containing protein codes for the protein MRKIKADAKKRIKILRASPTAQNALRFNSFVLGLHNYFNRATHVNIAFSRLAYEIGASMYNRLKPIGKYEHPNNPPPVYKKFYSLGSKTYKIAGVYLFPLGVIKTKNVIAFTQSITPFTEEGRVQISARLSKNIRQEIVLLMESKIPTRSVEYMDNRISRYSMKKGKCEITGMFLQAENVYCHHYIPTPLGGSDKFNNLRILQKEVHELIHMTDKIKANTLIKFLGITESMLKKINKYREKCELEIIK
- a CDS encoding DUF6241 domain-containing protein; the protein is MKWIRVLGLVVLMALLSIGGTYYVLEKNHEKESSKVVENEVDSSSKEDEKKEFVSTVDTRFGWENTFHSKMIDEWKSRNEPFVDNLVEEVIQQMAHQKIIAGEKEGSIMITPERIDILIQMVEENKDKYEHYETYLDILKRWKKGDFSTVDNDHNVLMRIQGSKTGGVATGIATEEQEVHYIFQVFAKQVDEVFGSTEKHNKTESEFSDPKTWKDVSTPEGFNSYGIEPTLEAWIAYHAEDITKTTDVKEYYPRARRFITEMKYFRVQGEDLQKDFANLMMLQTWMSHLDYVISVNDQQGIGTAENYDEMKKSFKYFTELLHDIDIVINHDGKGETFGFTHQLDGKKVQEMETYIYIN